In Thermus aquaticus, the sequence CTTCAGGAACTCTTCCCGCCCCAGGTCGTGCCGGGTCTTGCCCTCTTTTAAGAGGAGCCTTTCCACCACCACCTGGGTGGCGATGCCGGCGTGATCGGTGCCGGGGAGCCAGACCGCCTCAAACCCCCGCATGCGCTTGTAGCGGATGAGGGCGTCCTGCAGGGAGTTGTCCAGGGCGTGGCCCATGTGCAGGCTCCCCGTGACGTTGGGGGGCGGCATGAAGATGACGAAGGGGGGCTTGCTGCTTTTGGGGTTGGCCACGAAGGGGTTTTCCGCCCACTTCTTGGCCCACTTGGGTTCCACGGACTTGGGGTCGTAGGCCTTGGGTAGGTCCATGCTACCCATCACTTTACCCGGGAGCGCTAGGATGGGGCTACCATGGGCGAAGCGGCCCAGCCTCGGCCCTTGAGCCTCGAGGCCTACCTGGAGTGGGAGGCCCAAAGCCCCGAGCGCCACGAGCTGGTGGAGGGGCATGGGATCCACACCGAGGGCCAGGTGTTTCTGCCCTGCGTGGATGCCCCCTTGGACCTCCACGCCCTCTACGAAGACGTGGAGCTGGAGAGGGCGTAGAGGTAGTAGCGGCCGTCTCCCAGATGGAAGAAGGCCTCCTCGTAGGCCAGGCCCTCAACGGGGGTCTCGGGCGGGATGGGAAGGAAAAAATCCCCCACGCGGATGCCCTCGGGGAGGACCTCCAAAGGCCCCTGGGCCAACTTTTGGCTTTCCCCTTCGGGGTCGTTCAAGGGGGTGAGGAGGAGGCGGACGGGGAGGCCCTTAAGGCTTTGGAGGACGTTGGTGGGGTCCTGGAAGGGGGCCTTGTGGAGGAGGCGTTCCTCCACCTCGGCCACCTCCCCCAAAAGGGCGTAGCGGTCCAGGGGCAGGAGGGCCTTCCCGCTTTCCAGAAGGACGAGAAAGCGGGCCCGGTCCTCTTCGGAGAGGAGGATGGGGGCTTTTCCCTGGCCCACCCTGGGGTCCTGGTCCAGCCTGCCTTTGAGGAGGGCTTTCGCCGCCTCCAGGGCCTCCTCCCGCGTGGGGTAGAGGCTGTAGGGGTTCACCTTAAAAAGGAGCTCCAGGCCCCTGGGCCCCTGGACCAGCCAGGCCAGGTGGAGCTCGTAAAAGCGCTTCTTCTGCCACTCGGGGTACACGCTAGGAGTATAAGTGTGAGGCCGCGCCTTGCCCAAAACTTCGCCCTGGTATAGCCTAGGCCCGGTATGGCGCTTTCCGAAGAGCGGGTCCTCGAGGCCCTGAGGGGGGTCATGGACCCCGAGCTGGGCAAAGACCTGGTCTCCTTGGGCATGGTGGGGGAGATCCGCCTGGAAGGGAATAAGGCGGACCTCCTCATCCACCTCACCACCCCGGCCTGTCCCCTAAAGGGCCAGATTGAGGCCGACATCCGGCGGGCCCTTTCGCCTCTGGGCCTGGAGGAGGTGCGGGTGCGCTTTGGCGGCGGGGTGCGCCCTCCCGAGCAGTACCCCATCCCCGGGGTCAAGCACGTGGTGGCGGTGGGCTCGGGCAAGGGCGGGGTGGGGAAGAGCACCGTGGCCGCCAACCTGGCCCTGGCCCTGAGCCGCGAGGGCGCCCGGGTGGGCCTTCTGGACGCCGACCTCTACGGCCCGAGCCAGGCCAAGATGCTGGGCCTCGAGGGGGAGAGGCTCAAGGTGGACGGAAACCGCAAAATCCTCCCCCTGGAGGCCCACGGCATCAAGGTCCTCTCCATCGCCAACATCGTCCCCCCGGGGCAAGCCATGATCTGGCGGGGTCCCATCCTCCACGGCACCATCAAGCAGTTTCTGGAGGACGTGAACTGGGGGGAGCTGGACTACCTGGTGGTGGACCTCCCCCCGGGGACCGGGGACGTGCAGCTTTCCCTGACCCAGCTCACCCGGGTCTCGGGCGGGGTCATCGTCACCACGCCCCAGGAGGTGGCCCTCATGGACGCCGAGCGGGCCGCCGACATGTTTAAGAAGGTCCAGGTGCCCGTTCTGGGGGTCCTGGAGAACATGAGCGCCTTCCTCTGCCCCCACTGCGGCAAGCCCACCCCCATCTTCGGGGAGGGGGGCGGAAGGCGGCTTGCCGAGAGGCTCAAGACCCGCTTCCTGGGCGAGGTTCCCCTCACCCTTTCCCTTCGGGAAAGCGGGGACAAAGGGCTCCCCATCGTGGCCGCTGACCCCGAGGGCCTCGAGGCCCAGGCCTTCATAAGGGCGGCCAGGGAGCTCGCCGCCGCCCTAAGCGTCCAGGCCTTCATCTCCCTGCCCATGGCCTAGAATGGCCCTCCTTCTGGAAGGCACCAAGGAAAAGGTTCTGGAGCTCCTCAGGGCCCGGCCCCTCACCGCCAAGGAGGTGGCCGAGGCCCTGGGCCTGAGCCGGGCCGCCGTGGGCAAGCACCTCCAGGACCTGGAGGCCCGGGGCCTGGTGCGCTCCGAGGTGCGGCGCTGCTCGGGCCGGGGCCGCCCCTACCGCCTCTACCGGGCCCAGGACGGGGAGAGCCCCTACGCCCTCCTCTGCCGGGACGTCCTGCAGGGGCTGGAGAAGGCCTTGGGCAAGGAGGGGGTGGTGGCCTTTTTGGCCCAGCGGAACCTGGTCCGCCTGGCTCCCCTGGACCTGAGGGGCCTTCCCCCGAAGGAAAAGCTCACCCGGCTGGCCCGGCGCCTCAACGAGGAGGGGTACGAGGCGGAGGTGGTGGAGGAGGAAGGGCGCCTTTACCTCTGCCAGCGGCGCTGCCCCAAGCTGGCCCTCTCCCGGGAGCACGAGGCCTTGTGCCAGGGGGAGCTTCTGGCCTACCAGGAGCTTCTGGGCCTGCCCCTGGTGCGGGAGGAGCGGATCGCCGAGGGGGGAAGCTGTTGCCGCTACCGGGTAGAATGACGGGGTGTGGGTTTACCGCCTGAAGGGCACGCCCCTGGAGCTGGACGCCCTCATCCCCGAGCTTTTTGACCGGGGGGCCCGGGGGATCCTGGAGGGGGAAGGGGAGATCCTGGCCTACTTTCCGGCCAGAACGGACTTGCCCTTTGGCGGGGAATGGGAAGAGCTTCCCGACGAGGACTGGATGGAGGCCTGGCGGCGGGACCTGAAGCCCGCCCTGGCCCCGCCCTTCGTGGTCCTCGCCCCCTGGCACGCCTGGGAGGGGGAGGGGATTCCCCTGGTCATTGAGCCCGGCATGGCCTTCGGCACCGGGCACCACGAGACCACGCGCCTCGCCCTCATGGCCCTGGCCCGGCACCTTTCCCCCGGGGAAAGGGTCCTGGACGTGGGCACGGGAAGCGGCATCCTGGCCATCGCCGCCGAGAAGCTTGGGGGGAAGGCCCTGGGGGTGGACGTGGACCCAAGCGTCCTCCCCCAGGCCGAGGCCAACGCCAGAAGAAACGGGGTCTATCCCCAGTTTCTCCTGGGGAGCCTCGAGGCCGCCCTGCCCCTGGCCCCCTTCGGCCTCGTGGTGGCCAACCTCTTCGCCGAGCTCCACGCCGAGCTCGCCCCCCTTTACCGGGAGGCCCTCGCCCCCGGGGGGCGGCTTCTCCTCACGGGCATCCTCGAGGAGAAGGCCCCCCTGGTGCGGGAGGCCATGGCGGGCCTCACCCCCCTGGAGGAGGCGGCCGAGGGGGAGTGGGTCCTCCTAGCCTACAGGAGGTGAGGGTGCGCCCCCACCGCGCCTATAGCCCCGGCCTCACCGGCCTCCTCCCCCTGGAGGAGGGCCGCCACCTGGTGGAGGTGCTGAGGGCCGGGGTGGGGGACCGCTTCACCGTCTTTGACGAAAGCCGCGAGGCCCTGGCCGAGGTGGTGGACCTGGGCCCCCCGGTCCGCTACCGCATCCTGGAGGAGAGGAGGCCCGAGCGAGAGGTGGGGGTGGAGGTGGTCCTCTACGTGGCCCTCCTCAAGGGGGACAAGCTTTCCGAGGTGGTGCGGGCGGCCACGGAACTCGGGGCCACCAGGATCCAGCCCCTCATCACCCGCCACAGTGTGCCCAAGGAGATGGGGGAGGGGAAGCTAAGGCGGCTAAAGGCCATCGCCAAGGAGGCGGCCAAGCAGTCGGGGAGGCTTCGGGTGCCCGAGGTCCTCTCCCCCATCCCCCTGAAGGCGGTGCCAGAGGTGGAGCAGGGCCTCGTGGCCCACGTGGGAGCGAGGGCTTTGGTGCGGGAGGTCCTGGACCCGAACCGGAATCTCTCCTTGGCCGTGGGGCCGGAAGGGGGCTTCGCCGAGGAGGAGGTGGCCCTCCTTGAGGAGCGGGGCTTCGCCCCGGTGAGCCTGGGGCGGCGGATCCTCAGGGCGGAGACGGCGGCTACTGCCCTTTTGGCCATAGTGACCGCCGGGGAGGGGCGGTGAGGGGGCTTCTTCTTCTCCTCCTTCTCCTTTCCGCCTGCCGCTACACCTTTTTGCCCCTGGACCCGGGAAGGCCCCCGCTCCCGGAGAGGCCTTTTGTGGTGGCGCGTCTCCTCAAGGATGGGGAGGAGGCCAGGCTGGTCCTGAGGGTGGAGCGGCTTCCCGGGCCCGGGTACCTGCACCTGAAGTGGTACCGGGAGGGGGATCTCCTCCTGGAGAAGGCCCTTTTCCTGGAGGGCCCTGGGGTCCAGGAGGCCCGCTTTCCCCTGAAGGAAGGCTACCACCGCCTGGTGGGGCTTTGGGCGGGAGGGGTTCTTTTCCAGCTGGACCTGGGCACGCCCCTTCTACCGGACCCCGATGAGGAAGAGGATCAGGGGAACCGTTAGGAAGGCCAAGAAGGTGGAGACCACCACGCTTCGCCCTATGCGGGCCGCGTCCTTGCCAAACTCCCGGGAGAGCAAGAAGGCGTTGACGGCGATGGGGGTGGCGGACTGGAGCACCAGGACCTGGTGCTCCAGCCGGGGGAGGCCGAGGAGAAGCCCCGCCAGATAGGCGAAAAGGGGGGCCACGAGGAGCCGTAGGCCGCTCGCCCAAAGCTCAAAGGCTCCGAGCCGGAAGGGGGTTTGGGCCATCTGCGTCCCCAGGGTGAGGAGGAGGACGGGGATGGCGGCCTGGCCCATGAGGCGCACCCCCTCCTCCAGGCGGAAGGGGAAGACCACCCCCAGGCCCCGGAAGAGGAGGCCCAGGACGAGGGCGTAAAAGAGGGGCAGGCGCAGGGTGAAGCGGAGGCCCTCGAGGACCCCTCCCCCCCGGATGAAGGCGGGTCCCAGGCCGAACATGAGGACGCTGGAGAGGATGAAGTAGACCACGGCCAGCCCAAGCCCCACCTCCCCCAGGGCGAAGTAGGTGAGGGAAAGCCCCATGTTGCCGGAGTTGGGGAAGAGGGCAGCGAGGGCCAGGCTCTTGGCCGCCTCGGGGCTCTCCCTAAGGAGGCGGCCCAGGAGGGCCACGAAGAGGTAAAGACCCAGGTAGGTGAGGAGGAAGCCCAGGGTGAGGCCCAAAAGCCCTTCCCGGGAGAACTGGGCCCGGTACATGGCGTCAAAGATGAGGGCGGGCACCAGGAGGTAGACGGTGAGGCGGGAGAGGGTGGGGAGGTCCATGGCCATCCGCCGGCCCAAAAGGTAGCCCGAGAAGACCACCAGGGCCACGGGGAAGACGGTGTTGAGGAGGGCTTCCATGTGGGGCATTCTAGAGGCATGGGAGGCTATAGGGCTTTGGCCGAGGCCATCCGGGGCGTCCTCCTGAGGGGCGGGGTGGCCCCGAGGCGCCAGGTCCTCCCCATCCCCGGCGGGGCCTTTCTGGTGATGCCGGCGGCCGACGAGGAGGTGGCGGTCTGCAAGCTGGTCACGGTGCAGGAGGGACAAGACCCCATGGTCCGGGCGGAGGTCTGGGCCAGGCGCTTCTCTACGGGGGAGGTCTTCCACCTCCCCGGAGAGGAGATCACGAAAAGGCGCACCGCCGCCCTCTCCCTTCTCGCGGCCCAGGTCCTGGCCCCGAGGAAAGCGGGGGCCCTCCTCATCGTGGGCCCCGGGGCCCAGGGGGAGGCCCATCTGGAGGCCTTCCTCGAGGCCTTTCCCCTGAGCCGGGTCTACGTGCGGGGGAGGGGGAGGGCAAGGGTGGAGGCCCTTCTGCGAAAGGCCAGGGCGATGGGCCTCGAGGCCCTGGAGTGGACGGGGGAGGAGGTCCCGGAGGACGTGGCCTTCCTCGTCACCGCTACCCCTAGCCCCACCCCGGTCCTTCCCGAGAGGGTGCCCCCCGGGGTCTTTCTGGCGGCGGTGGGCGCCTACCGCCCGGAGATGCGGGAGGTGCCGAAGGCCCTGGTGGAGCGGGCCGCCCTCTACGTGGACACGGAGGACGCCCTCCTGGAGGCCGGGGAGCTTCAGGGGGTAAAGAGGCCCGCCATCCCCCTAAAGGAAGCCCTTTTGGGGCGGCGGGCGGAAGGGGAGTTCGTCCTCTTTAAAAGCGTGGGCCACGCCCTCTTTGACCTGGCGGCGGTGCGGGCCCACCTGGGGCTACCCTAATACCACCTCATGTTGGCGCAAGCCAGCATGGGGGCCCCGGCAAAAGGTTCCGAAACAAGGGTATAAGTGGCCGTCTACCCCTTTGTTCGCAAGGCTTAGAGGCTGTCGTAAAAGGGTGGTATCCTTGAAGGGTGCCTTTTAGACGATGTTACCCCAGCGACCTAACCGACGAGGAGTGGGCCCTCCTGGAGCCCCTCATTCCCGCCCCCAAGCCCGGCGGCCGGCCCGCCAAGGTGTCCAGAAGAGAGATCATGAACGCCATCCTTTACGTCCTGAAGAACGGCATCCCCTGGCGAGCCATGCCCCATGACCTGCCCCACTGGTCCACCGTCTACCACTACTTTCGCCAGTGGCAGAAGGAGGGGGTGTGGGAGAAAGCGGTGCAAGCCCTGGTCCGCCGGGACCGGGATTGAGACCTTCCAGGTGCGGGGGCTTGGCCGGGTCCGGAAGGGGGTACGGGGGGTCTGGGTGCGGGAGGGGGCGGAGGTGCCGGAGATTCCGCGGGAGCGTGGGTTCAAGCCTTTACCTAAGCGGTGGGTGGTGGAGAGGACCTTTGCCTGGCTGGGGCGGAACCGGCGTCTTGCCAAGGACTATGAGGAGAACCCTCGGGTAAGCGAGGCCTGGGTCTATCTGGGCATGCTACGATTGTTGGTGAAGCGGCTAGCCAGGGCCGCGTAACTGCCCCTGGAGGACTTTTACGACAGCCTCTAAGTACCCGCACTTTGGTTTCGCAACATGGGGTGCCCAAACCGGGGCTAAGGGTTTTTCTGGGGCCCCCACCGTGGTTTTTGCCGCGGCGGGGTACTTAGATGCGCTTGGAGCCTCCGCCGTGGCAAAAGCCGCGGCGGGGCATTTAGAGGCGGACCACGATCTTGCCGGTGTGGCCCCGGTCCAGAAGGGCCTGGAAGGCGGCCTCGGCCTCGGCGAAGGGGAAGACGGCCCCCACCACGGGCCGCATCTCCCGGCCCAGGCGGGGGAGGAGGAAGCCCAGGGCCTCCTCCAGAAGGGGCCTTTCCCGGAGGAGGGGGGCCAGCCAGAAGCCCAGCACCGCCAGGTTTTTGCGCATGAGGCGGAGGGGGTTGATGGGGGCCACCTCCCCCTCGGCGGCCCCGATGTAGACCAGGCGGCCCCTGGCCTTGAGGAAGTCCAGGCTTTCCTCCACCGCCTTGCCCCGCACCTCTAGGACGAGGTCCACGCCCCCCAGTTCCCGCACCTTCTCCGGAAGGGCCTCGTAGGTGGCGAGGGCGTCCGCCCCCAGGGCCTGGACCAGGGGGAGCTTTTCCGGCCTCGAGGCCGCTCCCAGCACCCTAAGCCCCAGGGCCTTGGCCACCTGCACCGCCGCCGTGCCCAAGGCCCCCGCCGCCGCCTGGACCAGGACCCACTCCCCGGGCCTGGCCTGGGCCCGCACGAGGGCCAGGTAGGCGGTGAGGAAGGAGACGGGAAAGGCGGCGGCCTCCTCCCAGGAGAGGGCTTCGGGAAGGGGAAGAAGGGCCTCCTCCGGCACGGCCACCCGCTCCGCCAGCGCCCCATAGGGCATCAGGGCCGCGTACCGCCTTCCCCCCACCCTCCCCACGGCCTCCATCCCCGGGGTGAAGGGGGGGCGGACCCGGGTCAGGTACCCCCCGAGCCGCATGAGGTGGTCGGCGAAGTTGAGCCCCACCGCCTCCACCTCCAAAAGGACCTCCCCCGGGCCCGGCACCGGCTCCGGCGCCTCCTTCAAGACCATGGGCCCTTCTAACCTTTCCTGCACCCAAGCGCGCATAGGCTCAGTTTATCCCTTTACTGAGCCCGCCAGGAGGCCTCGCAAGAAGTAGCGTCCCAGGAATATGTAGACCAAGAGCGTGGGCAAGGCCGCCAGGATGGCCCCGGCCATGGGCAGGTTCCACTTCACCGCCTCGCCTCCCGCCAACTGGGCTAGGGCCACGGTGATGGGCTGGCTCTCGGGCCGGGTGAGGGTCACGGCGAAAAGAAACTCATTCCAGATCTGCGTGAACTGCCAGATGGCCACCACCACGAAGGCGGGGGCGGAAAGGGGCAGGATCACGTGGCGGAAGACCCCGAAGAAACCGGCCCCGTCTATGCGGGCCGCCTCCACGAGCTCATCGGGGATCTCACTGTAATAGTTCTTGAAGATAAGGGTGACGATGGGGATACCGTAGACCACGTGCACCAGGACCAGGCCCCAGAGGGATCCATAAAGCCCGATAGCCTTCACAAACTGGAAAAGGGGGATGAGGATGCTCTGGTAGGGGATGAACATCCCGAAGAGCATGAGGGCGAAGAGGAGGTTGGATCCCCTAAAGGGCCACTTGGCCAGGACGTAGCCGTTCAGGGCCCCCACCAGGGCCGAGAGGAGGGTGGCGTAGGTGGCCAGCACCAGGCTGTTTTGGAACTTGGGCCGGAAGGCCTCCCAGGCGATGCGGAAGCTTTCCCAGTAGACGGGGTCGGGCCAGCGCCAGACGGTGTCCAGGGTGATCTTGGCGGGCTCCTTCAGGGCGGTGAGGAGGACCAGGTAGACGGGAAGGAGGAAGAACAGCGTGACCAGGACAAGGAAGGCGTAAAGCAGTACACGGCCCATCAGCGCCGCACCTCCTTTTTCAGCTGACTTGCCAGGTAAGGGATCACCACTACCGCCACCAGGAGGAGGAGCAGGATGCCGATGGCCGCGCCCTTGGCGAACTGGTTGCCTCGGAAGGCCAGCAAGTACATGTAAATGGCGGGCACGTCGGTGGGGGCGTAGTCTAGGCCGGCCATGGCGAAGATGAGGTCAAAGATCTTCAGGGCGATGTGCCCCAGGACGATCATGGCCGAGAGGGTGATGGGGGCCAGCATGGGGAGGATCACGCGGCGAAGGAGCTGCCACTCGCTGGCCCCGTCCACCTTGGCGGCCTCAATGACCTCCACCGGGATCCCCCTGAGGCCCGCCAGGTAGAGGGCCATGGTGTAGCCGGACATCTGCCACACGGCCGCCAGGATGACCCCGATCAGGGCTAGGCTGAAGCCGTGGGGTTCGGGGTAGGGGAGGAGCTGGACCCGCTGGCCCAGGGTGAAGGCCCAGAGGAGAAGGACCCCTCCCGAGGCCAGGCCCCAGAGAAAGCGCCTTCTCTCCCCCTCCCCGCGGGCCTTAAGGGCCACGTAGAGGAGAAGGCCCCCCACTACCAGGGCGGTGAAGAAGGGGAGGTGGTTCCAGTCAAAGACGAACACCTGCTCCCGGGTGGTGAGCCAGGGGAAGGAGAGGGGGGGCAGGCCGAAGAGTGTGGGCAGGACGTTGACGCCGCCCTGGGGCTGGAGAAGCCAGCGCCAGATGGTCCCGGTCACCACAAAGGAGAGGGCCATGGGGAAGAGAAAGACCGTGCGGAAAAACCCCTCCCCCTTGGGGGCCCGGTCCAGGGCCAAGGCCAGGAGGAAGCCCAGGCCCAGGCTTCCCGCCATGAAGAAGACCGTGAAGAAGATGAGGTTGACGACGCTTTGCCGGAAGCGCACGTCCACGAATCCGGTGAAAAGCTCCCGGTAGTTTTCCAAGCCCAGGAAGCGGAGCTGGGGGTGGAGGGCCAGGGCCTGGGCCGGGTCCTTTCCCCAGTCGGTCAGGGAGACCCAGAGGTTCTGCCCGATGAAGCCGTAGACGAAAATCCCCACGGCCACCAAGGAGGGGAACAGGACCAAAAAAGCCGCGATCCGGTCGCGCATGGTTCCTCCAAGAAACCCGCGGGGGCCGGGGGCCCCCACGGGCTTTTGGGAGCTAGCGCCCGAGCCCCACCTGGTTGGCGATGGCTTGGGCCGCGTTGGCCGCGGCCTGCGGATTCTTGCTCTGGAGGAAGATTTCCATCACCGTGCCGAACTGGCTCATGAAGCTCTCGGGGGCCACGGCCCCGTGGACCAGGGAGCCCACGATGCGATTAGACTGCCAGTCCTTCATGGCGGACTGGCCGTAGGCGTTGTACTTGGCGGGGTCGGAGTCCAGCCTGGCGGCGATGGAGCCCTTCAAGGGGTTGAAGGTGTCCTGGCCCTCTTTGGAGCCCACCAGCTTCAGCCAGTTGATGGCGTTCTGCCGGTTCTTGGCCCCCTTAGGCAGGCCGAAGGAGTCGGAGAGCATCATGAAGACCCCGGAGGTACCGGGGGAAGGGGCCCAGGCGAAGTCGGTGCCGGGCTTCAGCTTCAGGGTGGTGCTCATGTAGCCCGCCGCCCAGTCCCCCATGACGTTGAAGGCGGCCTGGCCCTGGACCACCCGGTCCACGGCCTGCTGCCAGGAGAGGCCGGCGGCGTCCTTGTTGGCGCAGTCCAGCACCTTGCCGAAGGTTTCCCAGACGGCCACGGCCTTGGGATCGGTGAACTTCAGCTTGCCGTTCCAGAGGTTGTTCCAGCCCTCGGGGCCCAGGATACCCAGGGCCACGCTCTCCCAGAGGTGCTGCTGGGTCCAGTTCTCCCCCAGGGCCAGGGGGGCCTCGAGGCCCTTCTTCTTAAGGGTCTGGCAGGTGGCCAGGAACTCGGCCCAGGTCTTGGGCGGGGTGACCCCCCACTCCTTGAGCTTGGCGGGCATGTACCACATGACGTTGGAGCGGTGGATGTTGACCGGAACGCTCCAGATGCCCCCCTTGTAGGAGATGAGGTCCAGAAGTCCTTTGGGGAAGGCCTTGAGCCAGCCCTCCTGCCGGAAGAGGGGGGTGAGGTCCTCCATGCGGTCCGCCACCACCCAGGTGCCGATCAGCTCCATCCCGGCGTGGACCTGGAAGGTGTCGGGGGGGTTGCCGCCCAGCATCCGGGTCTTGAGGACCGCCTTGGCGTTACCCCCCGCCCCGCCGGTCACGGTGGCGTTGATGACCTCCACCCCGGGGTACTTTTGCTTGTAGAGCTTGATGAGGGCCTCGAGGGCCGGGCCCTCGTCCCCCGCCCACCAGGAGAAGATCTCCAGTTTGCCCGTCTGGGCCAGGGCGCCGAGTCCCAGGGCCACGCCTACCGCCAGAAGCCACCTTTTCATAACCTCCACCTCCTCTTGTGCCGCGGACTTTCGGCCCGCAAGCCGGCCAACGCACCCGAGGGACCAGGTCACTTTAAAGCGCTGGGTTAGCGGCGCTGGTTCCTCGGTACCCACTTAACTCCCTCCGCCTACCCCTTGTCAAGGTATGGGGGCAGGGCGTAGCCTTGGGGCAAGGCCCGCTAGGGCCCCAAAGCCAGGTCCCGTATGCCCTGGTGCCTGGGCGCGTAGTCCAGGCTTAAAGTGGGGAAGTCCGGTGCAAGTCCGGCGCTGTCCCGCAACGGTAACCGGTCCCGCTTCGTGCCCTTCAACGCAGACCGGAAGCCCGAATGCCTGCCAGGGCCGCCCGCCTTTCCCCGAGGCGGGCACCTCACGCGGATGGGGGAGAAGTGGGGGCGAACGGCCTTTTGCCTTTAGCCCCTGCCTCCCGGCAGGGGCTTTTCCCTACCTCCCCTGGACCTGGCCCTAGCGGCCTTAGGGAGGTAGGCATGAAGCGAGTGCTGGCGTTCCTTTCGGTCCTTTTGGCTTTGGCCCTGGCCTTTCCCCTCACGGTCACCGACGACCTGGGGCGTACCGTCACCCTCAAGGCCCCGCCCAAGCGGATCGTCACCATGCTCCCCTCGGTGACGGAGACGGTCTGCGCCCTGGGGGCCTGCGACCGGATCGTGGCCACCGACGACTACTCCGACTGGCCCGAAAGCGTGAAGCGCCTGCCCAAGGCCGGGGGGCTTTACAACCCCAACCCCGAGCTGATCGTGAGCCTGAAGCCCGACCTGGTCCTGGTCTCCAAGTACGGCAAGCTCTACGAGACCCTGGAGCGGGCGGGCCTCACCGTCTACGCCGTCCGGACCGAGACCTACGAGGACATCTTCAAGACGGTCCGCGCCTTGGGGAGGCTGCTTGGGCTTTCCTCCGAGGCCGAGCGGCTGGTGGCCCAGATCCAGAAGGAGGTCTACGGGGAAGAGGCCCGGGCGGCCAAGGCCAAGGGCCGCCCCCGGGTCTACTACGAGATTGACCCCACGCCCTACACCGTGGGTCCCGAGAGCTTCATCGGGGTCCTCATCGCCAAGGCCCGGGGGGTCAACATCGTCCCCAAGGAGCTGGGCCTCTTCCCCAAGATCAGCCCGGAGTTCGTCCTGGAGAAAAACCCCGAGGTGATCGTGGCCACCTACCCGGGCGCCTTGGAGACCATCCGCAAGCGGCCGGGCTGGGACCGCATCGCCGCCGTGCGCCAGGGGCGGATCTGCGTCTACACGGGCGGGGAGGACAGCCTCCTCTCCCGCCCCGGCCCCCGGGTGGCCCAGGGCCTGAGGCTTTTGGTGGACTGCTTCCACAAGCCATGACCCTTGCCCTGCCCCTGGCCCTCAGGCGGAGCCTGGTCTTCGCCTGGCTCCTCTTCCTGCTCCTCCTGGCCTTGGTCCTGGGGGTGGCCCTGGGGGCGGTGGCCCTCTCCCCGGGGGAGGTGGTGCGGGCCCTTCTTGGGTGGGAGGAGAACCCCATCGTCACCCAGCTC encodes:
- a CDS encoding ABC transporter substrate-binding protein, which codes for MKRWLLAVGVALGLGALAQTGKLEIFSWWAGDEGPALEALIKLYKQKYPGVEVINATVTGGAGGNAKAVLKTRMLGGNPPDTFQVHAGMELIGTWVVADRMEDLTPLFRQEGWLKAFPKGLLDLISYKGGIWSVPVNIHRSNVMWYMPAKLKEWGVTPPKTWAEFLATCQTLKKKGLEAPLALGENWTQQHLWESVALGILGPEGWNNLWNGKLKFTDPKAVAVWETFGKVLDCANKDAAGLSWQQAVDRVVQGQAAFNVMGDWAAGYMSTTLKLKPGTDFAWAPSPGTSGVFMMLSDSFGLPKGAKNRQNAINWLKLVGSKEGQDTFNPLKGSIAARLDSDPAKYNAYGQSAMKDWQSNRIVGSLVHGAVAPESFMSQFGTVMEIFLQSKNPQAAANAAQAIANQVGLGR
- a CDS encoding carbohydrate ABC transporter permease, which produces MRDRIAAFLVLFPSLVAVGIFVYGFIGQNLWVSLTDWGKDPAQALALHPQLRFLGLENYRELFTGFVDVRFRQSVVNLIFFTVFFMAGSLGLGFLLALALDRAPKGEGFFRTVFLFPMALSFVVTGTIWRWLLQPQGGVNVLPTLFGLPPLSFPWLTTREQVFVFDWNHLPFFTALVVGGLLLYVALKARGEGERRRFLWGLASGGVLLLWAFTLGQRVQLLPYPEPHGFSLALIGVILAAVWQMSGYTMALYLAGLRGIPVEVIEAAKVDGASEWQLLRRVILPMLAPITLSAMIVLGHIALKIFDLIFAMAGLDYAPTDVPAIYMYLLAFRGNQFAKGAAIGILLLLLVAVVVIPYLASQLKKEVRR
- a CDS encoding ABC transporter substrate-binding protein; the encoded protein is MKRVLAFLSVLLALALAFPLTVTDDLGRTVTLKAPPKRIVTMLPSVTETVCALGACDRIVATDDYSDWPESVKRLPKAGGLYNPNPELIVSLKPDLVLVSKYGKLYETLERAGLTVYAVRTETYEDIFKTVRALGRLLGLSSEAERLVAQIQKEVYGEEARAAKAKGRPRVYYEIDPTPYTVGPESFIGVLIAKARGVNIVPKELGLFPKISPEFVLEKNPEVIVATYPGALETIRKRPGWDRIAAVRQGRICVYTGGEDSLLSRPGPRVAQGLRLLVDCFHKP